From Candidatus Margulisiibacteriota bacterium, one genomic window encodes:
- a CDS encoding cofactor-independent phosphoglycerate mutase, with translation MKYIVIIGDGMSGWPSDSKDGKTALELANIPNLDLLASKGEIGLVKNTPDNLPPGSDVCNLSVFGYNPAKYYTGRAPIEAVAQGIELGDEDTVFRANLVTIENGKMKDFTAGHISNKDGKDAICALNKMIEHINNMKFFSGVSYRNLLKVEGEVFNIETTPPHDISGQGISDYLPKGMSSSLIKEIMEKSLKIMPTNIQANMVWLWGQGTKLSIPNFESVYGLKGGVITAVDLIKGLGFAAGMDYVSVPGITGFVDTNYEGKARYAIEALKNYDIVFIHVEAPDEAGHLGDLNLKIKAIEDFDNRVIGTILSEIGDINYKILILPDHSTPIEIKTHSADLVPYIIYDSSINQKNKDAVYTEKYAQDNSKEAIIGHELMGRFIK, from the coding sequence ATGAAGTATATAGTTATTATAGGTGATGGGATGTCTGGATGGCCTTCTGACAGTAAAGACGGTAAAACTGCGTTAGAACTAGCAAATATTCCTAATTTAGATTTATTGGCTAGCAAAGGTGAAATAGGTTTAGTGAAAAATACGCCTGATAATTTACCTCCAGGCAGTGATGTTTGTAATTTGTCTGTGTTTGGATATAATCCAGCCAAGTATTATACAGGACGTGCTCCTATTGAAGCAGTTGCCCAAGGCATTGAACTTGGTGATGAAGATACTGTTTTTCGCGCTAATTTAGTTACTATAGAGAATGGCAAAATGAAGGATTTTACGGCTGGCCATATTTCCAATAAAGATGGTAAGGACGCGATTTGTGCGTTGAATAAAATGATAGAACATATCAATAATATGAAGTTTTTTTCTGGCGTAAGTTATCGAAATTTATTGAAGGTTGAAGGTGAAGTTTTTAATATTGAGACTACACCTCCGCACGATATTAGTGGTCAAGGTATTTCTGATTATTTGCCAAAAGGGATGAGTTCTTCGTTAATTAAAGAAATAATGGAAAAAAGTTTGAAAATAATGCCAACAAATATTCAGGCAAATATGGTTTGGTTGTGGGGTCAAGGCACAAAGTTGTCTATTCCAAATTTTGAATCAGTATATGGATTAAAAGGTGGCGTTATCACGGCTGTAGATTTAATTAAAGGTCTTGGTTTTGCTGCTGGGATGGATTATGTTTCGGTTCCAGGTATTACAGGTTTTGTTGATACTAATTATGAAGGTAAAGCAAGGTATGCAATTGAGGCTTTAAAAAATTACGATATTGTTTTTATTCATGTCGAAGCACCTGATGAGGCTGGGCATCTTGGAGATTTGAACTTAAAAATAAAAGCTATTGAGGATTTTGATAACAGGGTAATTGGTACAATTCTGTCAGAAATAGGAGACATAAATTATAAAATACTAATCTTGCCAGACCATTCGACACCAATTGAAATTAAGACACACTCAGCAGATTTAGTCCCATATATTATTTATGACAGCAGTATTAATCAAAAGAATAAGGATGCGGTGTATACAGAAAAGTATGCTCAGGATAATTCTAAGGAAGCAATCATTGGCCATGAGTTAATGGGCCGATTTATTAAATGA
- the thrC gene encoding threonine synthase has product MGLINRYREYLPVSASTKIITLNEGNTPLIPAVHISSLLGKGIKVYFKYEGLNPTGSFKDRGMTMAITKAVEKGMKAVMCASTGNTSASASAYAARAGIKSVVIIPEGKIALGKLAQAMMHNALVIEIEGNFDDALNTVKEVTSMYPIELVNSINPFRIEGQKTAAFEIIDALGFAPTYHSLPVGNAGNITAYWKGYTEYRDNKKARSVPKMIGFQAEGSCPIVKGHIFDKPETVATAIRIGNPASWKQAETARDESFGLIDSVTDEEILSAFKLLAATEGVFCEPASAASVAGILKKKEMFKSGDVIVCTLTGHGLKDPDNAIKMSEKTHKVSNSLSEIVKLIGV; this is encoded by the coding sequence ATGGGACTTATTAATAGATATCGTGAGTATTTGCCAGTTTCGGCTAGCACTAAGATTATTACATTAAATGAGGGGAATACTCCACTTATTCCAGCTGTTCATATTTCTTCTTTGCTTGGTAAAGGCATAAAAGTGTATTTTAAGTACGAAGGCCTTAATCCAACAGGTTCATTTAAGGACCGTGGAATGACTATGGCTATTACCAAAGCAGTTGAAAAGGGAATGAAGGCAGTTATGTGTGCTTCTACGGGCAACACTTCTGCTTCTGCTTCTGCTTATGCTGCCAGAGCTGGCATTAAGTCTGTTGTAATAATTCCCGAAGGCAAGATTGCCTTAGGTAAGTTAGCTCAAGCGATGATGCATAATGCGCTTGTTATAGAAATTGAGGGTAACTTTGACGATGCGCTTAATACAGTGAAAGAAGTTACAAGTATGTATCCAATCGAGTTGGTTAACTCTATTAATCCTTTTAGAATAGAAGGGCAAAAGACAGCCGCTTTTGAGATTATTGATGCGTTAGGTTTTGCTCCTACGTATCATTCATTACCAGTAGGAAATGCTGGTAATATTACTGCATATTGGAAGGGATATACTGAGTATAGAGATAATAAAAAGGCACGAAGTGTCCCAAAGATGATAGGGTTTCAGGCAGAGGGTTCTTGCCCTATTGTAAAGGGACATATTTTTGATAAACCAGAAACAGTAGCAACAGCTATTCGCATTGGAAATCCAGCAAGTTGGAAACAAGCAGAAACAGCGAGAGATGAGTCTTTTGGGCTTATTGATAGCGTAACTGATGAGGAAATATTGTCAGCGTTTAAATTGTTAGCAGCAACGGAAGGCGTTTTTTGCGAACCAGCTTCTGCAGCATCTGTTGCTGGAATATTAAAAAAGAAAGAGATGTTTAAATCTGGGGACGTTATCGTTTGTACTCTGACTGGTCATGGCTTAAAAGACCCAGACAATGCAATCAAGATGTCTGAAAAAACACATAAAGTATCAAATTCACTTAGTGAAATAGTAAAATTAATAGGGGTGTGA
- a CDS encoding aminotransferase class I/II-fold pyridoxal phosphate-dependent enzyme produces the protein MKELSARLKQVKPSGIRKFFDLVLNSKDVISLGVGEPDFPTPWHITEQGIYHLEKGHTSYTSNMGLLELRKEISNDLQTRFSAEYDPKDEIMITVGVSAGLDLTFRTLLDPGDEIIIPVPSYVCYEPLAYLAGGVPVIVDTRSTDLILTKEAIEKHITPKTKAVLISYPSNPTGKMINKEQLMSIIETCKKHDLWLISDEVYGDLVYEMEPLSASTYIKDRLILLNGFSKGYAMTGWRIGYVACPREVLNEMVKIQQYNVLCAPIMSQYAAIEALRNGRAELKRMKNSYELRRNYFYESLVEIGFDVQKPEGAFYMFPNVKKFGLSAEDFSMKLLQEGRVAVVPGNAFGTMIDDHVRCCYACSLDELKEAIVRINKFISTL, from the coding sequence ATGAAAGAGTTATCTGCCAGACTTAAGCAAGTAAAGCCTTCAGGCATCCGAAAGTTTTTTGATTTAGTTCTTAACAGTAAGGACGTCATTTCTCTTGGTGTTGGCGAGCCTGACTTCCCAACTCCTTGGCACATAACAGAGCAAGGCATTTATCATTTAGAAAAAGGCCATACCTCGTATACTTCCAATATGGGATTATTGGAGTTAAGGAAAGAAATCAGTAATGATTTACAGACACGCTTTTCTGCTGAATATGATCCCAAAGATGAAATAATGATCACCGTTGGTGTGTCAGCTGGGCTTGATTTGACATTTAGAACACTGCTTGACCCTGGAGATGAAATAATAATTCCAGTGCCAAGTTATGTTTGTTATGAGCCATTGGCCTATCTAGCTGGTGGGGTTCCTGTTATTGTAGACACTAGGTCCACTGATTTAATTCTCACAAAAGAGGCAATTGAAAAGCATATTACGCCGAAGACAAAGGCTGTTCTTATTTCTTACCCTAGTAATCCTACAGGTAAAATGATTAACAAAGAACAACTTATGAGCATCATTGAGACATGCAAGAAACATGACCTTTGGCTTATTTCTGATGAGGTTTATGGCGATTTGGTTTATGAGATGGAACCACTTTCTGCTTCTACTTACATTAAAGACAGGTTAATCCTTCTCAATGGTTTCTCCAAAGGATACGCGATGACTGGCTGGAGAATTGGCTATGTGGCTTGTCCTAGAGAAGTTCTTAACGAAATGGTTAAAATACAGCAGTATAACGTTTTATGTGCTCCAATAATGTCGCAATATGCAGCTATTGAAGCATTAAGGAATGGACGTGCGGAGTTAAAAAGAATGAAAAATTCGTATGAGTTAAGACGTAATTATTTTTATGAATCATTAGTTGAAATAGGATTTGATGTGCAAAAACCAGAAGGAGCGTTTTATATGTTTCCCAATGTGAAAAAGTTTGGTCTTAGCGCTGAAGATTTTTCAATGAAACTTTTACAAGAAGGTAGAGTAGCAGTAGTTCCTGGCAATGCCTTTGGAACTATGATTGATGATCATGTGCGTTGTTGTTACGCCTGCAGCTTGGATGAGCTCAAAGAGGCCATTGTCAGAATCAATAAATTTATTAGTACTTTATAG
- a CDS encoding Lrp/AsnC family transcriptional regulator, with protein sequence MIIKEKLTQILKENSRLANADIAKMIGISEKEVDSLIKELEADKIILKYTAVINDELLDNGQSVTAFIEVKVTPERDKGFDSLGERLQKFSEVKSVYLMSGAYDILVVVEGKSLKDIASFVSKKLSPIGRILSTATHFQLKKYKENGVIMGTIECEGSSRLNVAF encoded by the coding sequence ATGATTATTAAAGAAAAACTGACTCAAATCTTAAAGGAAAACTCCAGATTGGCTAATGCTGATATCGCAAAGATGATTGGTATTTCAGAGAAGGAAGTTGATAGTTTAATCAAAGAACTGGAAGCTGATAAGATTATTTTAAAATACACAGCGGTAATTAATGATGAATTATTAGACAACGGCCAGTCCGTTACTGCTTTTATTGAAGTAAAAGTTACTCCTGAAAGAGACAAAGGTTTTGATAGTTTAGGTGAACGGCTACAAAAATTTTCTGAAGTTAAGTCAGTCTATTTGATGAGTGGAGCATATGATATCCTAGTAGTAGTAGAGGGTAAATCACTGAAAGATATTGCCTCCTTTGTTTCAAAAAAACTTTCTCCAATAGGCAGAATACTTTCCACTGCAACACATTTTCAATTAAAGAAATATAAAGAAAACGGCGTGATTATGGGTACTATTGAATGTGAAGGTTCCAGCCGTTTAAATGTTGCATTCTAG